The [Clostridium] scindens ATCC 35704 nucleotide sequence CGGCGGAGGCCAGATGATCCATGCGCCTCATACAGGAGATGTGGTAAGAGTTGCCAACGTATATGGATCCCCGTGGTATAGACGTTACTGGTAAATGGTAAACGAGGGAAAGTAAACAGGAGAACTTATGAGAAGAATTAAGAGTGCTTTGTTGGTCACGGTACTGACATGTGGATTGGTTGTAACACCGGTTTTTGCAGAACCGTCGGTTGATGATTTAAAGAAAGACAAGGAAGCAGCACAGAGCGAAGTTGATTCCTTACAAAGCAAATTGACGGATTTGTTATCCAAGATCAGCCAGCTTGAGGGAGACCTGATTTCAAAAGGCCAGGAGATTACCCAGGCGGAAGAAGACTTGGCCGCGGCTCAGGAAAAAGAAGAAGAGCAGTATGAAGCCATGAAGCTTCGCATAAAGTTCATGTATGAAGAAGGCGATACCAGTGTTCTTGAGACATTGGTATCTGCAAAGGATTTCTCCGATTTGGTCAACAAGGCCGAGTATGTGCAGAATGTTCATTCCTATGACAGAAAGATGCTGGAGGAGTATGTTGCAACCAAGCAGCAGGTTCAGGATCTGAAGTCTACTCTGGAGACGGAAATGGACAATCTGGAGAATATGCAGGCAGAATTTGAAAGCGATAAAGAGAACCTGGACGCGACGCTTGCAAGCAAGCAGGATGAGTTAGGCAGCCTTGACGAACAGCTGCAGGCGGCAGCCGAGAAAGCGGCCGAAGAGCAGAGACGTCAGGAAGAAGCGCAGCAGGCGAACAATAATAACAATAGCAGCAACAACAATAATAGCAACAAGAAGCCGAGCGGCGGCGGAGGCGGCGGAAGCAATCCTTCCTATGAAGGACAGGGAAATACTGCTGTAGCACAGAAGATCGTGCAGGCGGCGTACAGCCAGCTTGGCGTGCCATATGTATGGGGCGGGACGCAGCCGGGAGTAGGATTAGACTGTTCCGGACTTGTGCAGTACTGCCATGCGGTTGCGGGAATCTCACTGCCGCATTATTCTGAGTCACAGTATGCCGGAGGAAGAAAAGTGTCCAGTCCGGAACCGGGAGATATCTGCTGGAAGCCGGGCCATGTAGGCATCTATATCGGCGGTGGAATGATGATTGAAGCGCAGCAGACGGGCACCAATATCATGATAAGCCCGGTGAGAGCGCAAGGCTATGCAAGATACTGGTAAGGAAGTATCTGGAAATTGTTGAATTATATTGAAAATAACTGGAAAATGTAGTATTCTGACCTTAAGGTATGCAGGGGAGCATATGATCCAATCGGTTGTATTATAAACTGATAAGATGAATAATTGATAAGGATGGGTGAGAATATGAAAAAAAGATTTGTACAGACACTCATCACAGTTTTTGTGATGAGTTCTTTAATTGTAACGCCTGTTTTGGCTACGCCACAGGAGGATGCCCAGTCTCTGGAGACGCAAAAGGAAGAACTGGAGGGGCAGGCGGCAGATATAAACAGCCAGCTGGTGGGCCTTCTGGTAAGTTATGATGCCCTGCAAAAAGATATGGCTGACCAGGAGCAGAAGATTACCCAGGCGCAGTCGGATCTGGAAGAGGCTCAGGCGAAGGAGCAGAAACAGTATGAAGATATGAAGCTTCGCATAAAGTACATCTACGAGCAGGGCGATACTTCTGCTTTTGAAGCGCTG carries:
- a CDS encoding C40 family peptidase yields the protein MRRIKSALLVTVLTCGLVVTPVFAEPSVDDLKKDKEAAQSEVDSLQSKLTDLLSKISQLEGDLISKGQEITQAEEDLAAAQEKEEEQYEAMKLRIKFMYEEGDTSVLETLVSAKDFSDLVNKAEYVQNVHSYDRKMLEEYVATKQQVQDLKSTLETEMDNLENMQAEFESDKENLDATLASKQDELGSLDEQLQAAAEKAAEEQRRQEEAQQANNNNNSSNNNNSNKKPSGGGGGGSNPSYEGQGNTAVAQKIVQAAYSQLGVPYVWGGTQPGVGLDCSGLVQYCHAVAGISLPHYSESQYAGGRKVSSPEPGDICWKPGHVGIYIGGGMMIEAQQTGTNIMISPVRAQGYARYW